Proteins encoded together in one Triticum dicoccoides isolate Atlit2015 ecotype Zavitan chromosome 7B, WEW_v2.0, whole genome shotgun sequence window:
- the LOC119337415 gene encoding two-on-two hemoglobin-3-like — protein MQSLQDKASEWSGVAAADAFAIDEVNVFEALGGTPQPFVDLSTNFYTRVYEDEEEWFREIFSGSKKEDAIQNQYEFLVQRMGGPPLFSQRRGHPALIGRHRPFPVTHRAAERWLHHMQQALETTESINPDTKPKMMNFFRHTAYFLVAGNEMTRQTQSVPPCKHATSKPAE, from the exons ATGCAGTCGCTGCAGGACAAGGCGTCGGAGTGGAGCGGCGTCGCGGCCGCCGACGCCTTCGCCATCGACGAAGTCAACGTCTTCGAGGCGCTCGGCGGCACCCCGCAGCCCTTCGTCGACCTCTCCACCAACTTCTACACCAG GGTTTatgaggacgaggaggagtggtTCCGGGAGATATTCTCGGGGTCCAAGAAGGAGGACGCGATCCAGAACCAGTACGAGTTCTTGGTGCAGCGGATGGGCGGCCCGCCGCTATTCTCCCAGAGGAGAG GACATCCTGCCTTGATAGGACGACATCGGCCATTCCCAGTTACCCACCGAGCTGCGGAGCGATGGCTACACCACATGCAGCAAGCTCTGGAAACCACCGAAAGCATAAACCCAGATACAAAACCCAAAATGATGAATTTTTTCAG GCACACTGCATACTTCCTTGTCGCCGGTAATGAGATGACAAGGCAAACCCAAAGTGTACCTCCCTGCAAACATGCAACGAGCAAACCAGCCGAGTAA